The Mesorhizobium loti DNA segment CAGGTAGGTCGCCGCCAGCAGGCCGAAGAACCAGCCGCGCCGCGAATAGAAGAAATCCTCGTAGCTGGTGTAGTCCAGCATGGAGTCGGGGAACAGCAGCGCGCACAGCAGGAACAGCGTGATCGCGTAGAAGATGATGAACAGGTATTTGCCGAAGGTCCAGGTCTCGATGGCGTAGAGGCCGAACTCCCACCACCAGAAGTGCACCAGCATCAACAGCACCGAGGCGACCCAGGCCAGATGCACGGGATAGAGCCGGTATTGGCCCGGATGCTGGACGATGCGCGCCACCCCCGACAGCAGGCGGGCAACACCAAGCCCGATCACCATGCCCATGACGATGCGGATATGCGGGAAAATGTCGTGGGGTGAGGCGAGTTCGGTGGCCATGCCTGATCATGATGCGTTTCTGCTCGGCCGCATATTGCGGCCTATGCATGCCAGCCGCAACGGAATTTGGCCGGCCGACCTCAGAACAGAAAATACCGCTGCGCCATCGGCAGCACGGTCGCCGGCTCGCAGGTGAGCATTTCGCCGTCGGCGCGGACCTCGTAGGTTTCGGGATCGACCTCGACATGCGGCGTGGCGTCGTTGAGCACCATCGAATGCTTGCCGATGCCGCCGCGGGTGTTTTCCACGGCGACGAACTGTTTGTCGACACCAAGCCTTCCATGCAGGCCGGACTCGAGTGCCGCTTTCGAAACGAAGGTCACCGATGAGTTGGTCCGCGCCTTGCCATAGGCGCCGAACATCGGCCGGTAATGCATCGGCTGCGGCGTCGGGATCGAGGCATTGGGGTCGCCCATCGGGGCGGCGGCGATCATGCCGCCGATCAGCACCATGTCCGGTTTCACACCGAAGAAGGCCGGGTTCCACAGCACCAGGTCGGCGCGTTTGCCGACGGCGATCGAGCCGATGTCTTTCGACAGCCCATGCGCGATGGCCGGGTTGATCGTGTATTTGGCGATGTAGCGGCGGACGCGGAAATTGTCGTTGTCGCCGGTTTCCTGCGGCAGCGAACCGCGCTGGCGCTTCATCTTGTCGGCGGTCTGCCATGTCCGGATCGCCACCTCACCGACACGCCCCATGGCCTGGCTGTCGGACGAGATGATCGAGAAGGCGCCGATATCGTGCAGGATGTCTTCCGCCGCGATCGTCTCCTTGCGGATGCGACTTTCGGCAAAGGCGATGTCTTCTGGGATCGACGGCGACAGATGATGGCAGACCATCAGCATGTCGAGATGCTCGGCCAGCGTGTTGACCGTGTAGGGCCGGGTCGGATTGGTCGAGGATGGGATGACGTTGGGCAGGCCGCAGACCTTGATGATGTCGGGCGCATGGCCGCCGCCGGCACCCTCGGTGTGGAAGGCGTGGATGGTGCGGCCCTTGATCGCCGCTACGGTGTTTTCGACAAACCCTGACTCGTTCAGCGTGTCGGTGTGGATCATCACCTGCACGTCGTAATCGTCGGCCACCGACAGGCAGCAGTCTATCGCCGCCGGCGTCGTGCCCCAATCCTCATGCAATTTCAGCGAACAGGCGCCGCCCAGCACCATTTCCTCCAGTGCGGCAGGCAAGGAAGCATTGCCCTTGCCCGACAGGCCGATATTCATCGGAAAGGCATCGAAGGACTGGATCATGCGCGCCATGTGCCATGGTCCTGGCGTGCAGGTGGTGGCCAGCGTGCCATGCGCCGGGCCGGTGCCGCCGCCGAGCATGGTGGTGATGCCGCTCATCAGCGCTTCCTCGATCTGCTGCGGGCAGATGAAGTGGATATGCGCGTCGAAGCCGCCGGCGGTCAGGATCTTGCCCTCGCCGG contains these protein-coding regions:
- a CDS encoding urease subunit alpha, with translation MARISRAAYAQMYGPTVGDKVRLADTELFIEVEKDLTIHGEEVKFGGGKVIRDGMGQSQVSRAQGAVDTVITNALVIDASAGIFKADIGLRDGRIAAIGKAGNPDTQDGVTIIIGPGTEIIAGEGKILTAGGFDAHIHFICPQQIEEALMSGITTMLGGGTGPAHGTLATTCTPGPWHMARMIQSFDAFPMNIGLSGKGNASLPAALEEMVLGGACSLKLHEDWGTTPAAIDCCLSVADDYDVQVMIHTDTLNESGFVENTVAAIKGRTIHAFHTEGAGGGHAPDIIKVCGLPNVIPSSTNPTRPYTVNTLAEHLDMLMVCHHLSPSIPEDIAFAESRIRKETIAAEDILHDIGAFSIISSDSQAMGRVGEVAIRTWQTADKMKRQRGSLPQETGDNDNFRVRRYIAKYTINPAIAHGLSKDIGSIAVGKRADLVLWNPAFFGVKPDMVLIGGMIAAAPMGDPNASIPTPQPMHYRPMFGAYGKARTNSSVTFVSKAALESGLHGRLGVDKQFVAVENTRGGIGKHSMVLNDATPHVEVDPETYEVRADGEMLTCEPATVLPMAQRYFLF